In the genome of Kosmotoga arenicorallina S304, the window AAGACAAAAGAATAAGGCACTTTCTAAATGATTTTCTTGAGGCTGTATGAAAGGAGATGATTGAAAGCAGGGTGTAAAATAGAAATGAAGGAGGGATTATATGAATGTCCCGATTAAGAAGATTTATGCTTATTCAATATCGATGATAACTTTAATAATGTTGATCACGGCACTCTGGTCTTTTGCCAGCGCTGTGGTCGATTTTATTTATCCTGTAGATTATTCATCGAGAATAGCAGTTGAAGAAAATCTTGAACCACCAATAAATGAAGAACTTACAAAGACAGATTACGTTAAACGGGAAAGCTTGAAGAACATTTTCAAAAGCTTGCTCAGAATCGCCATCATTTTACCCTTTTATATTTTTCACTGGAAACTTGCAAGAAATGCTTGAAGCTTCATTGGGCTACTTGGACTAGCGAAACCCTTTGTAAAATTTCTCATGTATTAACAAATATGAATCATATTGATTGATATCAGCGAAATCTGGTATGATTTTTTATGATATAAGACTCAGGATATAATCTTTATTATTAATCTATTGATTTATACAAGGAGTGAACTAAATGCACAAGGAACTCGATTACTCCGGTTATATTGAGGAGTTGTTCAAAAACAACCCTCTTGGGATATTGCTGTGCAATTCCGATAATATGATCCTCAGAGCTAATCAAGCATTCTGTGAAATGTTTGGCTATTCGGAAAAAGAAATTCTTGGAAAACATGTTGACGATGTAGTAATTCAATCTCCTGAACTAAAGGCAAATGCCTTGAAAGCAACCGAAAAGGCTATGCAAGGAGAAAAAGTAAGAATAGAAGCGGTCAGGCAAAGAAAGGATGGGTCAAGTTTCTGGGTTTCCATACTAAGCGTACCAATATTCACCAACGGGATTGTGACCGGAATATTCGCGATTTATTCAGACATTACCGAACGTAAATCTCTCCAGAAAAACCTTGAAGAAGTAACAAAGGAAAAAACTGCTATCATAGATTCTTTCCCTGATTATATAACTGTTGTTGACAACCAGGGAAAAATTCTAAACATATATTCTGCTTCTCTCAAGAAGGATAACGTTGATCTTGACGGCTTTTTACACAAAAAATTCGATGAAATCGGTTTCCCACCAGAAGAGCTTGGGCAGATCGAATACTGGTTTTCAGAAGCCATTAAAGGCTCTAAAACAAAAGCATTTACGATTTCGTTGACTATTTCCTCAAAAAAATTGTATCTGGAAATTCGCTTCATAAAAATGGATGAAAAGAGGGTTCTTGGAGTAGTAAAAGATGTTACAGAAGAAATAGAGAACAAAAAAAGGCTGGAGAACTTCGTTAGCTTTAACCGCTCATTGCTGGAAATCACTAACAAAATGCTAAAGGCTTCAGATGTTCAAAGCTCATACCAGTTACTTCTTGAAAGGTCTGTTGAGATTGTGCCTGGAGCTGAAGCTGGAAGTCTTCTTCTTAAGGACCCTGATGGGTATTATCGTTTTTATGCAGCTGTGAACTACGATCTGGACATGTTGAAAAAGATATATTTTGAACCAGATGAGCTCTTGCAGCGTGAAACTTCTGAAATACAAATCATCACAAATTTCACTTCAAATAGAAAACTTGATAATGAACGTTATGAAGTGCTGGATAAATTTGGAAAAACAGAAAGCATAAAAGCCATGCTTTCAGTGCCAATAGAAATAGATGGAAGAATAGTTGGTTTTTTTGGTTTAGATAGCCATTCACACTCAGATGCTTTTGATAACGACTCAGTGGAAATGGCCAAATTGCTAAGCCAGCAGGTTTCTGTATTGATTGAAAGACTGCGCCTTGAAGAAGAGCTAAAAAAGCAAAAGGAACAGCTAGAATGGCTTTCCGGAAGAGATCCTCTTACAAACTTGCCTAACAGAAGGTTGTTTTTCGAAAAAGCTTCTGCATATCTTAGCCTCTCAAAACGCAATCACTCTTCGTTGAGCATTCTTTACATTGATCTCGATTTCTTTAAAGTGATCAACGATACCATGGGGCACGATGTTGGAGATGAGGTGCTTTCAAAAGTCGCGAAGAGATTTCAGCAAACCCTAAGAGAAAGTGATGTAGTGGCAAGAATAGGCGGGGATGAATTCATTTTTGTTTTGCCTGAGACCGATTATGAAGCAGCGAAAGTCGCGAAAAAAAGAATCGAGTTCAATTTGCGTGAGGCCATGAAGTTAAAAAATGGCATTGTTACTGTCGGTGGAAGTGTTGGTATTGCCACTTTCCCGGATGACGGAGATAATCTGGAACAGCTGATAAAAATCGCTGATCATCGTATGTATGAAATCAAGCATTCTAACAGAAAACCCGGGAGAGGGAAAAGCTAGCTCATTTGAAAATTCCCCAAAAATCCCTCAACCCTTTCAACGAGAGAGCACTGCCAAAGGCTATGGTTCCCAATTTTCCGCCAGCTCCCCCGAAGTGTTCTACACTCATCAGGAAAAATATTCCCATCATTGCACCACTTAACAAGGCATCGAATTCATGCCTTAATATTTTCTTCGAGCTCATACCAACAAAAGAAGCACACATTGTTGCTGCAGCTATTGTGCTACCACTATCTGAATAAACAACCGGAAATACCAGTCCAGCGATTAAACTCACAGCACTTGAAGAGGCTACAATATTCCTATCAAGTCTTACAGAGAGCACATGAGTGAGCAAAACACCTGCAATACTGTAAATGAATATGTATAAACCCGTTCTGAAAGATATTGAGCTCCCCGTTATGAGTTCAACATCTGAAAACATGGAGAGCAGTACCCAGCTTGAAAAGGCTATTGCTCCTAATTTTCCGCCAACCCCTTTGTAAACTTCCTGTGCTAAAATGTACAAGACACCGGCTATAAAGGAAGCAAGAAGCACGTGTGTGAAGTCATGGAGCACTTCCGGAGAAACCATACCGACGAAAGAACCGCAATAAATTGGCACAGCGTATTTTTTAACCAGAGATGCCCCCACTAACCCTACGACAGATGCAGCCACCACCGCACCCAATCCCAGATAGACATTCAAAATATATGATAAAAGGGCTCCAGCAACGGTCACCAGCAATACCGGAAACGAGTTTGATGCCACGCTGTTTTTCAATCTTTTAAGTTCGTTTTTGAACTCTTTCTGCATCGAAAATACTAACAATACTGATAAAAAGAGCAACACCGGAAACAGAAAAAACTCACCTGCAAGTGAAGAAAAGAGAGTCATTAAAAAAAGCGCCATGGTGAAAACAGACAATATTGAGAATGCTATTAAATGCATTTATCCACCTCCAAGAAAATTTTACATGATTTATAATGTGATATACCATAGATTTTTTAAGCATGATGTCAATGATATAATCGAATATGATTAGGAGGGATAAATTGAGCTTGAAAGGACATCAAGAACGTGCTGCGAAAATCGAAGAAATTCTCAGAGGAATATTTATCAGAGTTAAACGCGAGGGCAGGAAAGTTCTTAAAGATTTTCCTATAACACCTGCCCAGTTTGATGTGCTTCAGATTTTGTATTTTTCCGGTAACAAGCGTATGAGCGATATTAGCAGAATGCTTGGAATAACTAAAAGCACAACCACAGGGCTCGTGAAACGCTTGATCGAGGCAGGCTTTATAGAAAAAAAGCGTTCTGATGAAGACAGACGCTCTTATATTATTCAGATCTCAAAGGAAGGCACCAAGCTAATAAAGAAGGTAATTGAACAAAGAGTCAATTACCTATACGAAATCCTTCTTGAACTAAAATCTCATAAGCCGGAAGAATTACTCGAAATGCTTAATGAGCTCTTGAGCGCAATGAAGAAAAGCGGATAAGGGGGAATTGTCTTGAAAAAAGCATTTTCTATTTTTCTGGTGATGTTGGTTGTCGTCTCCATTTTCGCTGCTACCAGCACGGTCAGGATCAGTGCAAAGAAGATTTCAGGAAAAAAAGATTCCGTATTCCTTACCGGAGATGTTTATATCGAAAAAGAAGGCGATGTGTCATTAACCACTGACACTGCTACCATGACCGCTAAAAATGGCAGCTGGAATCATATCGAAACAGCTGGGCTGACCCATGTCAATTTTTCTTCCGGTGATGCAACTTCAATGAATATGGTTTATGATCTCGACATATCTAAAGGGACACTCTTGCACAATGTTAGCGCCGTATTCAATGACGATACCGGCAAAAGAAAAATAATGATAAAAAATGCTAAGAAACTCGATTTCGATTTAAACAAAAAAGAATACTCGGGCGAATCGCTTCCTAAAAATGCCGAAGACTTCAAGCCCCTTGAAATACAGTACAAAGATGAACTCACGGCAAATTCCCTTTATTTTGAATACAGCGAAAGCACAGGGATAATATTGCTCGAGGGAGACGTATTCGTGAATGATATCAAAAACAAGAGGAA includes:
- a CDS encoding sensor domain-containing diguanylate cyclase, with the protein product MHKELDYSGYIEELFKNNPLGILLCNSDNMILRANQAFCEMFGYSEKEILGKHVDDVVIQSPELKANALKATEKAMQGEKVRIEAVRQRKDGSSFWVSILSVPIFTNGIVTGIFAIYSDITERKSLQKNLEEVTKEKTAIIDSFPDYITVVDNQGKILNIYSASLKKDNVDLDGFLHKKFDEIGFPPEELGQIEYWFSEAIKGSKTKAFTISLTISSKKLYLEIRFIKMDEKRVLGVVKDVTEEIENKKRLENFVSFNRSLLEITNKMLKASDVQSSYQLLLERSVEIVPGAEAGSLLLKDPDGYYRFYAAVNYDLDMLKKIYFEPDELLQRETSEIQIITNFTSNRKLDNERYEVLDKFGKTESIKAMLSVPIEIDGRIVGFFGLDSHSHSDAFDNDSVEMAKLLSQQVSVLIERLRLEEELKKQKEQLEWLSGRDPLTNLPNRRLFFEKASAYLSLSKRNHSSLSILYIDLDFFKVINDTMGHDVGDEVLSKVAKRFQQTLRESDVVARIGGDEFIFVLPETDYEAAKVAKKRIEFNLREAMKLKNGIVTVGGSVGIATFPDDGDNLEQLIKIADHRMYEIKHSNRKPGRGKS
- a CDS encoding MarR family winged helix-turn-helix transcriptional regulator yields the protein MSLKGHQERAAKIEEILRGIFIRVKREGRKVLKDFPITPAQFDVLQILYFSGNKRMSDISRMLGITKSTTTGLVKRLIEAGFIEKKRSDEDRRSYIIQISKEGTKLIKKVIEQRVNYLYEILLELKSHKPEELLEMLNELLSAMKKSG
- a CDS encoding LptA/OstA family protein gives rise to the protein MKKAFSIFLVMLVVVSIFAATSTVRISAKKISGKKDSVFLTGDVYIEKEGDVSLTTDTATMTAKNGSWNHIETAGLTHVNFSSGDATSMNMVYDLDISKGTLLHNVSAVFNDDTGKRKIMIKNAKKLDFDLNKKEYSGESLPKNAEDFKPLEIQYKDELTANSLYFEYSESTGIILLEGDVFVNDIKNKRKIYATKLYYNTNDDSFEGENVSLEMIFEED